A stretch of Dyella sp. BiH032 DNA encodes these proteins:
- a CDS encoding DUF2934 domain-containing protein translates to MRGQDGSGEREQRIRELAHHIWEAEGCPSGQEQRHWYAATRLVEAEDSGGHEDGAA, encoded by the coding sequence ATGCGCGGGCAGGACGGCAGCGGCGAGCGCGAGCAGCGCATCCGCGAGCTGGCCCACCACATCTGGGAGGCCGAAGGCTGTCCCTCCGGCCAGGAGCAGCGCCACTGGTACGCGGCGACCCGGCTGGTGGAAGCCGAGGACAGCGGTGGACACGAAGACGGCGCCGCCTGA